A genomic window from Populus alba chromosome 19, ASM523922v2, whole genome shotgun sequence includes:
- the LOC118058071 gene encoding retrovirus-related Pol polyprotein from transposon RE1: protein MTDATSEMDSSNPFFLHHGDSPGAMIVSKQLNGENYNSWKRAMMMALSAKNKLNFVNGTLPRPCNLSDSQGLAWTRCNNMVLSWLLNSVSTEIANSIIYIDDASEIWNDLQDRFSQHNGPRIFQLQKSISSLSQENNSVSAYFTTMKGLWDELGNHQPIPTCTCGALKTILSYHHQQHVYQFLMGLNESYSHIRGQILLIDPLPSINKVFSLIIQEERQRMISSSSVSFNQNTTALLARTVAPSPTYFSRHKSSYPRKERSICSHCGIHGHTVEKCYKIHGFPPGYKFTKGKNAVHSVNQVSDSTVPQLPITYAQCLQLLEMFNPSISEIESSVNQVSSSVHKESEILTSGDIPIKLNRAGTLSSISPFNPTHSVFSSTLSLTHPTALTNSVKAPWIIDTGATNHMICSTSLFIHITSVVSKTVRLPNGQHASVTHIGTIKITESLILTNVLCIPSFSFNLISVSKLIQTLHCCVIFLSKFCFVQTLANWRTIGVGKEDGGLYHLLQNPVSALSRNSAFSTPVKTMSQPPIMNLASASFFAHSVNHSLWHYRLGHPSDYPLKLLSHVIPQVLHESNKTCSICPLAKQHRLPFPHSITASAQPFDLIHCDLWGPFSTKSISGSSYFLTIVDDNSRFTWIHLLENKSQTRTHIQSFFTMVETQFNAKIKSLRSDNGIEFHMPQFYASKGVIHQLSCVETPQQNSVVERKHQHILNVARSLRFQSHLPLSFWGDCVLTAVHLINRIPTHTNTSSPSNPSPSPPSLNSDSAPLLASPSEIISQPCRKSSRIKHKPGYLHDYHCHIATSSSEPAPSSSVSGIPYTLSSVLSYDHLSPNQKCFSLSVSTLVEPTSYTQAMHSKEWCEAMDNEIKALELNNTWTVVDLPASKHTIGCKWVYKVKLKSDGTLERYKARLVAKGYTQCEGLDYYDTFSPVAKLTTVRTLLAVAAVKHWHLHQLDVNNAFLHGDLDEEVYMSLPPGFAKKGASKVCKLHKSLYGLKQSSRQWFAKFSSALLDFGFVQSKADYTLFTRSLADSFIAILVYVDDIVVASDNSDAVSTFIHLLNNKFQLKDLGQLKYFLGLEIARSELGLSVCQRKYALDILENTDLLTSKPAKVPMDPNVKFSKDSGPLLDDPTSYRRLIGRLLYLTISCPDISFAVQVLSQFMDKPRVPHLDAATQVLRYIKASPGQGLFFPVASSLQLKTFCDSDWAGCLDSRRSVTGFCVFLDNSLISWKSKKQTTVSRSSAEAEYRAMASTCCEIVWLQALLRDLQIPLQTALLYCDSKAALHIAANPVFHERTKHIDIDCHVVREKILSGVLRTFHVLKAETLNPEPGSAVDGASHVFHLNLISCGDVESTFQAVDARKLRTVFSMVDVLNRSRKFKSLRTLKLQRSNITELPDSICKLRHLRYLDVSHTNIKALPESITKLYHLETLRFTDCFWLQKLPKKMRNLVSLRHLHFDDKNLVPADVSFLTRLQTLPIFVVGPDHKIEELRCLNELRGELEIWCLERVRDREDAEKPHSDIRSLTIEGYWGEKFPSWMSMLQLNNLMVLRLKDCSNCRQLPIHGCFSRLEILEMSEMPNVKCIGNEFYSSSASEEVLFPALKELRLLGMDGLEEWMVPGGEGCDELRYLSGDFHGFTSLQLLSIEGCPKLTSIPSVQHCTALVKLDIDGCPELISIPEVSGCRSLSNFPDDDCLGGLTQLKELAIGGFSEELEAFPIGVLNSFQHLNLSGWDKLKSVPHQLQHLTALERLEICDFRGEGFEEALPD from the exons ATGACTGACGCTACTTCAGAAATGGATTCTTCCAATCCTTTCTTTCTACATCATGGTGACAGTCCTGGAGCTATGATTGTTTCGAAGCAACTCAATGgtgagaattataattcatggaAGAGGGCGATGATGATGGCTTTATCAGCCAAgaacaaactcaattttgttaatGGCACCTTGCCTAGGCCATGCAATCTGTCAGATTCTCAAGGTTTGGCATGGACTCGCTGCAACAATATGGTTCTCTCGTGGTTATTGAATTCTGTCTCAACAGAGATTGCCAACAGCATCATCTATATTGATGATGCATCTGAAATTTGGAATGATCTTCAAGATAGATTCTCTCAACACAATGGACCACGTATCTTTCAGCTACAGAAGTCCATTTCATCTCTGTCACAGGAGAATAACTCTGTCAGTGCTTATTTCACAACTATGAAAGGCTTATGGGATGAGTTAGGAAATCATCAACCCATTCCTACGTGCACATGTGGAGCATTGAAGACTATTCTATCTTATCATCATCAACAGCATGTTTATCAGTTTCTCATGGGCTTGAATGAGAGTTATTCCCACATTCGTGGAcaaattttgttaattgatcCATTACCATCCATTAACAAAGTTTTCTCCCTTATAATTCAGGAAGAGAGGCAGCGTatgatttcttcttcaagtgTTTCTTTCAATCAGAACACCACTGCATTACTTGCCAGGACAGTAGCTCCATCTCCAACCTATTTTTCTAGACACAAATCCTCTTATCCTCGCAAAGAACGTTCCATATGCTCTCATTGTGGTATTCATGGCCACACTGTGGAAAAATGCTACAAAATCCATGGATTCCCACCTGGTTACAAATTTACCAAAGGGAAAAATGCAGTTCATAGTGTAAATCAGGTCTCTGACAGCACTGTTCCTCAACTACCTATCACTTATGCACAATGTCTGCAACTCCTGGAGATGTTCAACCCCTCAATCTCAGAAATTGAATCCTCTGTGAATCAAGTCTCTTCATCTGTCCATAAAGAATCTGAAATTCTTACTTCAGGTGACATTCCAATCAAACTAAACCGAGCAGGTACTCTTTCCAGTATATCTCCTTTCAATCCAACACATTCTGTTTTTTCATCTACCTTATCTCTTACTCATCCAACTGCTCTCACAAATTCTGTCAAAGCCCCTTGGATAATTGACACTGGAGCTACAAATCATATGATTTGTTCTACCTCCTTATTTATACACATTACTTCTGTCGTTTCCAAAACAGTAAGGTTACCTAATGGACAACATGCTTCAGTTACTCACATTGGTACCATTAAGATTACAGAATCTCTTATTTTAACCAATGTGCTTTGTatcccttccttttctttcaacttAATCTCTGTCAGTAAGCTCATTCAAACCTTACACTGTTGTGTCATCTTCTTATCCAAATTCTGTTTTGTTCAGACTCTTGCAAACTGGAGAACGATTGGTGTGGGTAAAGAAGATGGAGGTTTATACCATTTGCTGCAAAATCCGGTTTCTGCTTTATCTAGGAATTCTGCATTTTCCACTCCTGTAAAAACCATGTCCCAGCCTCCAATAATGAATCTAGCTTCTGCTAGTTTCTTTGCTCATTCTGTAAACCATAGTCTATGGCATTACAGATTAGGTCACCCCTCAGATTATCCCTTGAAATTGCTTTCTCATGTAATTCCTCAAGTTTTACATGAATCTAATAAGACTTGCAGCATATGTCCTCTGGCTAAACAACACCGGTTACCTTTTCCACACAGCATCACAGCTTCTGCCCAACCCTTTGATCTTATTCATTGTGATCTTTGGGGTCCTTTTTCCACTAAATCTATTAGTGGCTCTTCTTATTTCCTGACCATTGTCGATGACAATAGCAGATTCACATGGATTCATCTTTTGGAAAATAAATCTCAGACTAGAACTCATATTCAATCCTTTTTCACTATGGTTGAAACACAGTTTAATGCAAAAATCAAGTCTCTTCGATCAGATAATGGAATTGAATTCCACATGCCTCAATTTTATGCCTCAAAAGGTGTGATTCATCAGCTGAGTTGTGTTGAAACTCCACAACAAAACTCAGTTGTTGAAAGAAAACACCAGCACATTTTAAATGTTGCCCGATCCCTTCGTTTTCAGTCTCATCTACCTTTATCATTTTGGGGTGATTGTGTTCTCACTGCCGTGCATTTGATCAATAGGATTCCTACTCAT acTAATACTAGCTCACCCTCTAATCCCAGTCCATCTCCTCCTTCTTTAAATTCTGACTCAGCACCTCTTCTAGCATCTCCTTCTGAGATTATTTCTCAGCCATGCAGGAAGTCTTCTCGGATAAAACACAAACCTGGATATTTGCATGACTATCATTGTCATATTGCAACCTCCTCTTCAGAGCctgcaccttcttcttcagtTTCAGGTATTCCTTATACACTTTCCTCTGTCCTTTCTTATGATCATCTATCTCCTAATCAGAAATGCTTCAGTCTTTCTGTATCTACCCTTGTTGAGCCTACTTCGTATACTCAAGCTATGCATTCTAAGGAATGGTGTGAGGCTATGGACAATGAGATTAAAGCTCTTGAATTGAATAATACCTGGACTGTTGTTGATCTCCCTGCTTCTAAACATACTATTGGATGCAAATGGGTCTATAAAGTTAAACTCAAATCTGATGGCACCTTAGAGAGGTATAAGGCCAGGCTCGTTGCCAAGGGCTATACTCAATGTGAAGGACTGGACTATTATGACACTTTCTCACCTGTGGCTAAGCTCACCACAGTGAGAACTCTTTTGGCAGTTGCTGCTGTCAAGCATTGGCATCTCCATCAATTGGATGTTAACAATGCATTTCTTCATGGCGATTTGGATGAAGAAGTCTACATGTCCCTACCTCCTGGTTTTGCTAAAAAGGGGGCGTCCAAAGTTTGCAAACTCCATAAGTCACTCTATGGTTTAAAGCAATCTTCGCGGCAATGGTTTGCCAAATTTTCCTCTGCATTGCTTGACTTTGGTTTCGTGCAGTCCAAGGCTGATTACACTTTGTTTACTCGATCATTAGCAGATTCCTTCATTGCTATCTTagtctatgttgatgatatagttGTTGCCAGTGACAATTCAGATGCAGTTTCCACGTTTATTCACTTGCTTAATAACAAATTTCAGCTTAAAGATCTTGGACAACTGAAGTATTTCCTTGGTTTGGAAATAGCTCGCAGTGAGCTTGGCTTATCAGTCTGTCAGCGCAAGTATGCCTTGGACATCCTTGAGAATACTGATTTGTTAACTTCGAAACCAGCCAAAGTTCCAATGGATCCTAATGTGAAATTCTCTAAGGATTCTGGACCACTCTTAGATGATCCTACCTCATATAGACGACTTATTGGCCGACTACTCTATCTCACCATCAGTTGTCCTGACATTTCTTTTGCTGTTCAGGTTTTAAGTCAGTTTATGGATAAGCCACGAGTTCCTCATCTTGATGCCGCTACTCAGGTCCTACGCTACATTAAAGCCTCTCCAGGTCAGGGACTCTTCTTTCCAGTGGCCTCTAGCCTACAGCTTAAAACTTTTTGTGATTCAGACTGGGCTGGTTGCTTGGATTCCAGACGTTCAGTCACAGGCTTCTGCGTCTTCCTTGATAATTCtttgatttcttggaaatccaagAAACAAACCACAGTCTCCCGATCTTCTGCTGAAGCTGAGTATAGAGCAATGGCATCCACATGCTGTGAGATTGTGTGGCTTCAAGCCCTTCTCCGCGACTTGCAAATTCCCCTACAAACTGCTCTCCTTTACTGTGACAGTAAAGCTGCTCTTCATATTGCGGCCAATCCGGTTTTCCATGAGCGTACCAAACACATTGACATTGATTGTCATGTGGTTCGTGAGAAAATTCTATCCGGTGTTCTTCGTACTTTTCAT GTCTTAAAAGCAGAAACGTTAAATCCAGAGCCGGGTTCGGCTGTTGATGGTGCATCTCATGTTTTTCATCTCAATCTCATTTCTTGTGGGGATGTTGAGTCAACATTTCAAGCGGTTGATGCTAGAAAGTTGCGTACTGTTTTCTCAATGGTTGATGTATTGAATCGGTCTAGGAAATTCAAAAGCTTGAGAACTCTCAAATTGCAACGGTCTAATATCACAGAATTACCAGATTCAATTTGCAAGCTAAGACATTTGAGATATCTTGATGTCTCCCATACCAATATCAAAGCATTACCAGAATCCATCACAAAGCTCTACCATTtggaaacattaagattcactGATTGTTTTTGGCTTCAAAAGCTTCccaagaaaatgagaaatttaGTCAGCTTGAGACACCTTCATTTTGATGATAAAAACCTAGTGCCAGCTGATGTGAGCTTCTTAACACGTCTACAAACGTTGCCAATCTTTGTTGTGGGTCCAGATCATAAAATTGAAGAGCTGAGATGTTTGAATGAGCTTAGAGGAGAATTGGAGATATGGTGTCTTGAGCGAGTGAGAGACAGAGAAGATGCCGAGAAG CCTCACTCAGACATAAGAAGCTTAACAATTGAGGGTTACTGGGGTGAAAAGTTCCCATCATGGATGTCTATGTTGCAGCTCAATAATCTGATGGTGCTGAGATTGAAAGATTGCAGCAACTGCAGACAACTCCCAATACATGGATGTTTTTCTCGCCTTGAGATTCTAGAGATGAGTGAAATGCCTAATGTGAAATGTATAGGCAATGAGTTCTACAGTAGCAGTGCCAGCGAAGAAGTACTGTTTCCAGCACTAAAAGAACTCAGGCTGTTGGGTATGGATGGTCTTGAAGAATGGATGGTACCAGGTGGAGAAG GATGTGACGAACTGAGATATTTGTCTGGTGACTTTCATGGCTTCACGTCTCTTCAGTTGTTGAGCATAGAGGGTTGTCCAAAGCTGACATCCATTCCAAGCGTACAACACTGCACAGCTCTGGTGAAATTGGATATAGATGGCTGCCCTGAGTTGATCTCAATTCCCG AAGTCAGTGGGTGTCGGAGTTTGAGTAATTTCCCAGACGATGATTGCTTAGGCGGCCTCACCCAACTGAAGGAATTGGCCATCGGTGGTTTCTCAGAGGAGCTGGAGGCTTTTCCTATAGGAGTTTTAAACTCATTTCAACACCTCAACTTGAGTGGATGGGATAAACTGAAGAGTGTACCGCATCAACTCCAACACCTCACTGCCCTTGAGAGATTGGAAATATGTGATTTCAGGGGAGAGGGATTTGAGGAAGCTTTGCCAGATTAG